A genomic segment from Halanaerobiales bacterium encodes:
- a CDS encoding DivIVA domain-containing protein encodes MNLSPLDIYNKEFKSSALGYNKKEVEEFLEDVGMSYEKALKKVNALQEENEKLEKELKRYEKLDQKLQNTLQAIQDTVTEEKERARKEAELIISKAEDQAEKIKKNARDNINDEYKKLEKLKEKKKLFEIRFRTLLENHMELLNEEKTETDINKEQFDQIKNKDFAEDEDHIESEDIQENIKVNNSSNS; translated from the coding sequence ATGAATTTATCTCCGCTTGATATTTATAATAAAGAATTTAAAAGTTCTGCTTTAGGTTATAATAAAAAAGAAGTGGAAGAATTTTTAGAAGATGTAGGTATGTCATATGAAAAGGCATTAAAAAAGGTTAATGCACTCCAGGAAGAAAATGAAAAATTAGAAAAGGAACTTAAAAGATATGAAAAACTTGATCAGAAATTACAAAATACTCTTCAGGCTATTCAGGATACAGTAACAGAGGAAAAAGAAAGAGCCAGAAAAGAAGCTGAATTAATAATAAGTAAGGCTGAAGATCAGGCAGAAAAAATAAAGAAAAATGCTAGAGATAATATTAATGATGAGTATAAAAAATTGGAAAAATTAAAAGAAAAAAAGAAATTATTTGAAATTAGATTTAGAACATTATTAGAAAATCATATGGAATTATTAAATGAAGAAAAAACCGAAACTGACATTAATAAAGAACAATTTGATCAAATAAAAAACAAAGATTTTGCTGAGGATGAGGACCATATTGAAAGTGAAGATATACAGGAAAATATTAAAGTAAATAATAGTAGCAATTCATAA